The DNA segment TTTTTTTCAAGCTGTAACTGCTGATAATTATTTGGAAAAAATAAAGGAGGAAAGATCCAGGCAATTGGACGCAATGGTTGAACAACTGGGGATGGGTCATATTTCCGCAAGAAAGATCTACAGGGTTGGCGTCCCCTTTGAGCAGCTTATCTGGATTGTAAAAGACGAGGATGTGGATATTGTGGTTATAGGCCCCAAGGGCAAAACAAATCTTTCAACAGTTTTGTTCGGAACAACAGCTGAGAAGGTGTTCCGCCATTGTCCGGTCTCCGTGTTAAGTGTTCGCGAGAAAAAATCCGATGATCTTCGTGCGTGCATGTTTCTGGAGTCAAAAAAGGGCCAGTAACCCCGAAAATTGAACGAGCCAAAATCAAAAAGTCACCTTAACTATACATGGGTTGTGCTGGCGCTGATCACTGGCATGCATGCCATGAACATCTTTTCCGGACGAAGTATCGTTCCGTTATCGCCTTTAATACAAAGCGAGTTAGAGCTTTCCCATACCCAGATTGGAATGTTTACTTCCGTGTATTTTGCCGGGGCTTTTTGCTTTTCTTTTCCCATGGGATGGCTGGTCGATAAAATAGGCGTGTATTGGACAATGCCCCTTGGCCAGCTTATTGTTGGCACTTTTATTTTTTCAATAAGTTTTGCCGATTCCTTTATCCAGATCTGCATAATGCTTTTTTTAGCGGGTATCGGCCATGCGGCGATTAACCCGGCTACTGCAAAAGTTGTAATGGCGTGGTTCCCCCTTAAGCGAAGAGCCATTGCCATGGGTTTCAAGCAAACCGGGGTACCTATTGGCGGGGCTTCTGCAGCCTTTCTCTTGCCGGCGCTTTCGGTCAATCTGGGATGGCGGAATGCATTGGTCATAAGCGGCTTGGTGTCGATTGTCTCCGTTGTTCTAAGTTTTTTGTTTTATCGAAAACCCGTGTATGAAAAGCAAAACTATTTTCCGGCCTCACTAGCTGTCTCCCGCCTTCCTGCAATTATGAAGAACAGGGATATTATGCTTCTTAGTGTTCTCATGATTGGCTTTTTAATGCTTCAATCCGCACTTGAAACCTACCTCGTATTATACTGCATCGATGTATTGAATTTAACACTTATTACCTCCGGTTTGATGCT comes from the Desulfobacterales bacterium genome and includes:
- a CDS encoding universal stress protein; the encoded protein is MKKIKKIMAAIDLSDYTCSVLETAELLAAGLQAELLVTNIINPENIETIKLAEQLEHDYKNFFQAVTADNYLEKIKEERSRQLDAMVEQLGMGHISARKIYRVGVPFEQLIWIVKDEDVDIVVIGPKGKTNLSTVLFGTTAEKVFRHCPVSVLSVREKKSDDLRACMFLESKKGQ
- a CDS encoding MFS transporter, giving the protein MNEPKSKSHLNYTWVVLALITGMHAMNIFSGRSIVPLSPLIQSELELSHTQIGMFTSVYFAGAFCFSFPMGWLVDKIGVYWTMPLGQLIVGTFIFSISFADSFIQICIMLFLAGIGHAAINPATAKVVMAWFPLKRRAIAMGFKQTGVPIGGASAAFLLPALSVNLGWRNALVISGLVSIVSVVLSFLFYRKPVYEKQNYFPASLAVSRLPAIMKNRDIMLLSVLMIGFLMLQSALETYLVLYCIDVLNLTLITSGLMLAATQIGAVIGRVGWGPVSDILLRARRKIVLIIIGAISSVMCFSFALLGSHMPLWIIGVLVLIFGACAIGWNAVYIVLVVELAGRGREGRALGISLTIAFIGHLIGPPIFGYCVDYFGSYTASWLVFCIMMIVVTSLINLIHEPAK